Genomic segment of Gigantopelta aegis isolate Gae_Host chromosome 10, Gae_host_genome, whole genome shotgun sequence:
ACTGCATCCAGCGACCATCATCATCCGAGATCCTAGACGATCATCCGAGCGAAGacgagagatgagagagagagagagatagagagaggaacgagagagagagagagagagaagagaggaagcagagaggagagagagaggggggggaagaaagacagacagacagacagagaaagagagagagagacagacagagacgggacacacatagagagagagacagagacagagagacacacacacaaacagagacagggagacagagagagagagagagagagagagagagagagagaggagagagagagagacagagagagagagagagagagacagggagacacagagagagagagagagacagacagacagagacggggagacacacacagagaaagagagatgggggggggggttaggaaTGTGATTGAATGGTTAGATCGATAGATGAgaggatggacggatggacgaaAGGACATACAAATGTATGAAGAATCCTTTTGAGATTTAATAATCAACATAACTCTGATTTTAGCtattatgattatgatataGCTGTTGTGATTTTGATTTTGGTATACTGTTATTATGATTAAACGATTTCGTTATTAGAACTCTGATTTTAGCTATCATGATCCTGATTTTAGATATTATGATTCTGATTTTAGCTATTATGATTCTGATTTTAGTTATTATGCTTCTGATTTTAGTGACtttgaatgttattttagttCACTCTTGTACCAAACAGTACGACACGGGCAATGACGTCAGTTTGTCAGTAGTGTGTTCTAACTTGGAGCCTGGCCAGTACAGAGGAGACTGTCAGTGTGTTTCGGGTAATTTATATAACTCTTGTAAACATAGCAGATGAAAGGAATGTgtatttaacgacaacccagtaCATTGTATAATCGGTGGCTGTACACACTACTTAATATAAAAAGGAAGGGAATACCAGGACCATggaaactgggggggggggggggggggggggggggggggggtcagaggGATATGCTATGACGTTCATCAGtggagcttttctaataccTATTTCTCCGGTGTTCGTCCGTCATCTGTCCACTCCGTCCgtcaattatttttgtaaattaaattttgaaaatcttaataaatataagaaaattaaggaaatgttttatctccAGCTGAAAGGATGTTTCCATTAGCGTATAAATAAACTAAGTGGAATTGATGgacttattgttattattatttaaagtattaattttaaagagGTAAAATGCCCCATTTTTCTGTGAAGCGCTCTTTATTGTACcctaaaatacaataatatctTATAAAACTAAGAGCTTCCATACATTTTGGtagtttttctttatgtttacaACTATATATGTATCTTTTCAGTATAACAATGAGATGATTTATTAAAATGCTTTGACTAGGGATACCCAGCAAAACATCTTGAATATTTGATTTAATAACTGATCCTATCTTTGTTTCGAGCCAAAtttcttaaattttaaaaatgtatatagaaatTAAACAGAAAAAGGTTTAATTGGATTGTTCTGAACTTGGTACTATGATCCTCTGCGGCAGCCTTAACAAAATAAGAAAGAGATGTTTcgaaaattgtgaatttttgaattagttattaaatttcgagatttaaatataaatgtattattgaaAATTTGAAAGTACAATGATTCTCAGGGTCAGTCTTCACAAACAAATAGAGATATTTCGAaaagttaaaattgttttgttaaattttgaaaatttaaatacaaatttaacattgaacatAACGTCCTCCTAGAGCTTTAATGCGCAACGGCGTAAAAGGAACGTGTATGTAGCAGATTGTGACAAGACTGTTTACAAGAGGATGTTACACAACACTgaatacatatttatacatactagtttataacaaaataggtttactgtaaatatatttcatcatATTACAGTATAGGGACATATTACTAAATATCAGTAGTCagaatattttaattgtaaatgtgtacttacaatataatacatgtcatgacataactgtatatattatgAACTGTTCGGTGATAGTTTTCCTTTAATTACTTGTGCAGGTAAATGTTCTGGATGCAGTCCCAGTACTAGTCTGTTCAAGATTAAGCATGCAGTCAGAAATGCGAAATATGGTAAGAATTGATGGATCATCTTTAAATGTAagtcaaataaagaaggaaaacaacaaaaagagtAGAGGTCTTGTATTCAGCATTTTCATTTTGCTCAGCATATGAGGAATTATTGTACACTGGGTATAAATAACAGAAATGGCCAAGTGTACATTTACACTTGGCCATTTCTGTACTAGGTATAGGCCAGTGGAGCTGATTTCAATCAGGTtgaatcatcagctgttgggtgCCATACATTTGGTAATCGTGGTGCGTtggcttcagaggaaacccacaacattattccattagcagtaagggatctatatatgcactttaccacagacaggacagcacataccacggcttttgatatatcagtcgtgtgGCACTAGTTGTGGCAGGAAGAtatccaatcagagaatgggtccatcgacaATCCTATGACAAAAGCATCTGAGATGAGCGCTCTACCAGATGAGCTGCATCTCGCCCCGAAACAAATATGTATGAAACGCGTCACTGCacggggcgggacctagcccagtggtacagcgctcgctcgatgcgcgatccgtctgggatcaattcccatcggtgggcccattgggttatttctcgttccagccagtgcaccacaactagtatatcaaatgccgtggtatgtattaccctgtctgtgcatataaaagatcccttgctgctaatcgaaaagagtagcccatgaagtggcgacagcgggtttcctctctcaatatctgtgtggtcattaaccatatgtctgacgccatataaccataaataaaatgtgtcgagtgcatcccttaataaaacatttctttctttcgcatCACTGCTTAATATGATCTATATGGATTGTTTTCTTTacaaacaagcattctgggagtactgctaaagcaatgtaTGTCCTCTACCGgccccaacacattttcatatctactaaattcaagggacataactgtgtacaaaatgggtaaatcgccataaaagACACACATGATTTGTGACAGAATATGATAAAGCTGTACACAAGTTTAGCTCGTTATCTTGACTTTGTGCAAAAcgatatgtgggacagacagacagacagaagggaGAGAAAACCTATAGTGCCActcggttggactggtaggagATTAATAATTGTTGTATTTCTCTGACAGTTTTCAAAGTTGAGGCTTACGACGTACAAAATAAAGATACGACGAAAGTATTGATGTCTACAGCGTTAGAAGTGAAGAAACAGTGTAAGTTTCAATTAGCttaatttatcattattaattatttgacCGCCTGTCTAAATTGTATCCAAAAGAATGATCGAGTGAATAAGCGAAATAATGACAGAACGGACGAATGAAAGAACAACATTAAAttactgactgactggctgctTATGTTGCCTGTGTTTGTTTCCctgtctgtgactgtgttgccatggcaattcttttggGTCTGTGTCTGGGGATCACCAGCCATTCCTGGTGCAATGCTGCTGTCAAAACTGCTAAATGTTAGACTGGGGGATGTCTCTGACGTACGACCAAGAATGTCCCACAAGTGCTCAATCGAATTGAGGTCAGGGCTTCTTACAGACCAAGGGATGGTTGTGTTTGCATTTCGCTGTAGGAAATCCACTACTGCACGAGTTCGATGGGGTCTAGCATTGTCGTCCATAAACACTGGCCTCGTGGCCAAAGCATGGTTGTCAAAGTGAGGGACGACAATGGTTTCCAGGATGTCCCTCTGATATCTTGGCGTATTGAGATTGCCTTGAACAGTGACTAGATCGAACTTGCAATAATAAGAAACGCATCCGCGCACCATCGCCAAATGGAATGGTTTCCTAGATGTTGTTGGCAGCATAGGTGGCATTTGGTTGCCTTTAGACACGCGTTGTTTTCCATCTGTCACGTGGAGAAAAAAGCGACTTTCATCTGACCAATGAATCTTCCtccagtattgttaaatatctATTAATTTAACAGCCATTAATAATCGCTAACGTCAATGCTGTGATCATGTAAGATTTCT
This window contains:
- the LOC121383846 gene encoding uncharacterized protein LOC121383846 — translated: MLLILVTLNVILVHSCTKQYDTGNDVSLSVVCSNLEPGQYRGDCQCVSGKCSGCSPSTSLFKIKHAVRNAKYVFKVEAYDVQNKDTTKVLMSTALEVKKQCSEDQVLINSTVQIFTKRSCHCPKFQQGQTYWVMGTQVYPRRKKDGSSTFHYWIDEDSFVMGDIHEDFAKLEKRINLPSIKTQRGCH